GTTTTACCAGCGTCTTTTATGATAAGTTTAATTACTGTAGCATTAGCATCTATAGCATTTTCCAATAGTTCTTTAACTACCGAAGCAGGACGTTGTACAACTTCTCCAGCAGCGATTTGGTTTGCTACATGATCTGGTAATAGCTGTATAATGTCTGCCATGTATTATTTAGAAAAGAATATAGATAAATCGAATTCGATGATTGCTAAAAATATAAAAACTAACACTGCAACAATAATTAAAATACGTTTGTCAGCTTTTTTATCTGGGTTGTTTTTTAAATCGTCTAAAGCATTATTCAGTTTTGTTTTAAAACCTACATTGCCTCCCACAGTTTTTCTATGTTCGTCAAATTTATGTTTAATTTCAAACGGATTACCTTCACCTTTATCGTCAAAATACCGTGGTGTATAACTAAACTTTTTATTTTTTCGCAGTTTTAAAATTCCCATGATTTCTAAATTTTTGGTTACATATATTTGTTTTCTAACAAATACATGCAAATCAATAATAATACCAAAACAATAATGAGTGTTCGTATTGGCATAGCGCCTTTTACTTTTCGGCTTCTTTCGCTATTACGCTTCCACTTAGAAACAAATTCTATTTTCTTAGAATCTTCTAAGTTAGCATCTGAATCCTTTTCTTTTGAAAAAGAGGATTGATAATTAAAGGATTTATGTTTGTGTTGTTTTAACAAAGTGAATACGTTCTTATCCCTCAAAAATACTTAAAAATAGGCAGAAACGAAGAATAGAATTACTAAAAAATGTTAACATTTGAAG
The genomic region above belongs to Mariniflexile litorale and contains:
- a CDS encoding riboflavin synthase subunit beta, yielding MGILKLRKNKKFSYTPRYFDDKGEGNPFEIKHKFDEHRKTVGGNVGFKTKLNNALDDLKNNPDKKADKRILIIVAVLVFIFLAIIEFDLSIFFSK